One Xyrauchen texanus isolate HMW12.3.18 chromosome 2, RBS_HiC_50CHRs, whole genome shotgun sequence genomic window carries:
- the atg13 gene encoding autophagy-related protein 13 isoform X2 has product MDIDLSPQDKKDLDKFIKFFALKTVQIIVQARLGEKTGTCSSSSPTGSDWFNLAIKDITEVTHEAKKALAGQLPGLGRSMCVEISLKTSEGDSMELETWCLEMNEKCDKDNKVSYTVYNRLSLLLKSLLAITRVTPAYKLSRKQGHDYVILYRIYFGNVQLTGLGEGFQTVRVGIVGTPIGTITLSCAYRTNLALMSSRQFERTGPIMGIIIDHFVERPFANMAHMHPCSVRAPGEDEGGPYAGIEDSQEVCTTSFSTSPPSQLYSSRLSYQTPALGTVDLCHPPACTAAAHPNQMAVPGKEGGVPQVPAHPNHGTNAEHGRIQSFPSGESQQQAPPTSCISDVKRVSPSNALETTYTRKVGAFVNKATTQVTMANLDLPFAAFAPRVFDLEENDPMVHPPPSPAPLSPMQGSLHSDSSSLSGGQQHDDFVMVDFKPAFSKDDLLPMDLGTFYREFQNPPQLASLSIDVSAQSMAEDLDSLPEKLAIYEKNIDEFDAFVDTLQ; this is encoded by the exons ATGGATATTGATCTGAGCCCACAGGACAAGAAAGACTTGGATAAATTCATAAAATTCTTTGCATTGAAG ACAGTGCAAATCATAGTTCAAGCCCGACTTGGGGAAAAGACAGGCACATGCTCATCTTCATCACCAACAGGTTCAGACTGG TTTAATCTGGCAATAAAAGACATCACTGAGGTGACCCATGAGGCAAAAAAAGCTCTTGCCGGACAGCTGCCTGGCCTCGGGCGGTCTATGTGTGTGGAGATCTCCCTCAAAACCTCAGAG GGCGACTCCATGGAGCTGGAAACATGGTGTTTGGAAATGAATGAAAA GTGTGATAAGGACAATAAAGTGTCCTATACAGTTTATAATCGGCTGTCTCTGCTGCTCAAGTCTTTACTGGCCATCACCAGGGTGACACCTGCTTACAAGCTTTCACGTAAACAAGGACACGATTACGTCATATTGTACAG GATTTATTTTGGGAATGTTCAGCTGACAGGTCTTGGGGAAG GGTTCCAGACAGTGCGAGTGGGTATTGTGGGCACACCGATAGGCACTATCACTCTGTCCTGTGCTTACCGCACTAACCTAGCCCTCATGTCTTCAAG GCAATTTGAGAGGACAGGCCCCATCATGGGTATCATCATTGATCATTTTGTGGAGCGTCCCTTTGCTAATATGGCTCACATGCACCCCTGCAGCGTCAG AGCACCTGGAGAGGATGAGGGAGGGCCCTATGCAGGAATAGAAGACTCACAGGAAGTGTGCACTACATCCTTTTCCACCTCCCCACCATCACAG ctgtaCAGCTCTCGTCTGTCATATCAGACTCCTGCCCTGGGCACTGTGGATTTGTGCCATCCTCCAGCTTGTACTGCTGCTGCACATCCTAACCAG ATGGCTGTGCCAGGTAAAGAGGGTGGAGTTCCACAGGTGCCGGCTCATCCTAATCATGGCACTAATGCCGAGCATGGTCGTATCCAATCATTCCCTTCCGGAGAGTCACAGCAGCAGGCTCCACCCACGTCTTGCATCAG tgACGTGAAGCGTGTGTCACCCTCAAATGCGCTAGAGACAACCTATACAAGAAAAGTAGGAGCTTTTGTCAACAAAGCCACCACTCAG GTGACAATGGCCAATCTAGATCTCCCTTTTGCTGCGTTTGCTCCAAGAGTCTTTGACCTGGAGGAGAATGACCCAATG GTGCACCCTCCTCCATCACCAGCCCCATTGTCCCCCATGCAAGGCAGCCTGCACTCCGATAGCTCAAGCCTCAGCGGAGGACAACAACATGATGACTTTGTCATGGTTGACTTT AAGCCAGCTTTCTCTAAGGATGACCTTCTGCCAATGGACCTGGGCACTTTTTATAGAGAGTTTCAAAACCCTCCTCAACTTGCAAGCCTGTCCATTGATGTCAGTGCTCAATCTATGGCTGAAGACTTG GACTCTCTTCCAGAGAAACTGGCCATTTATGAGAAAAACATTGACGAGTTTGACGCATTTGTGGACACCCTACAATAG
- the atg13 gene encoding autophagy-related protein 13 isoform X1, with translation MDIDLSPQDKKDLDKFIKFFALKTVQIIVQARLGEKTGTCSSSSPTGSDWFNLAIKDITEVTHEAKKALAGQLPGLGRSMCVEISLKTSEGDSMELETWCLEMNEKCDKDNKVSYTVYNRLSLLLKSLLAITRVTPAYKLSRKQGHDYVILYRIYFGNVQLTGLGEGFQTVRVGIVGTPIGTITLSCAYRTNLALMSSRQFERTGPIMGIIIDHFVERPFANMAHMHPCSVRAPGEDEGGPYAGIEDSQEVCTTSFSTSPPSQCVCTVSQAHFKTPKTALMATLKVPLMGLGISQQLYSSRLSYQTPALGTVDLCHPPACTAAAHPNQMAVPGKEGGVPQVPAHPNHGTNAEHGRIQSFPSGESQQQAPPTSCISDVKRVSPSNALETTYTRKVGAFVNKATTQVTMANLDLPFAAFAPRVFDLEENDPMVHPPPSPAPLSPMQGSLHSDSSSLSGGQQHDDFVMVDFKPAFSKDDLLPMDLGTFYREFQNPPQLASLSIDVSAQSMAEDLDSLPEKLAIYEKNIDEFDAFVDTLQ, from the exons ATGGATATTGATCTGAGCCCACAGGACAAGAAAGACTTGGATAAATTCATAAAATTCTTTGCATTGAAG ACAGTGCAAATCATAGTTCAAGCCCGACTTGGGGAAAAGACAGGCACATGCTCATCTTCATCACCAACAGGTTCAGACTGG TTTAATCTGGCAATAAAAGACATCACTGAGGTGACCCATGAGGCAAAAAAAGCTCTTGCCGGACAGCTGCCTGGCCTCGGGCGGTCTATGTGTGTGGAGATCTCCCTCAAAACCTCAGAG GGCGACTCCATGGAGCTGGAAACATGGTGTTTGGAAATGAATGAAAA GTGTGATAAGGACAATAAAGTGTCCTATACAGTTTATAATCGGCTGTCTCTGCTGCTCAAGTCTTTACTGGCCATCACCAGGGTGACACCTGCTTACAAGCTTTCACGTAAACAAGGACACGATTACGTCATATTGTACAG GATTTATTTTGGGAATGTTCAGCTGACAGGTCTTGGGGAAG GGTTCCAGACAGTGCGAGTGGGTATTGTGGGCACACCGATAGGCACTATCACTCTGTCCTGTGCTTACCGCACTAACCTAGCCCTCATGTCTTCAAG GCAATTTGAGAGGACAGGCCCCATCATGGGTATCATCATTGATCATTTTGTGGAGCGTCCCTTTGCTAATATGGCTCACATGCACCCCTGCAGCGTCAG AGCACCTGGAGAGGATGAGGGAGGGCCCTATGCAGGAATAGAAGACTCACAGGAAGTGTGCACTACATCCTTTTCCACCTCCCCACCATCACAG TGTGTATGCACTGTAAGTCAGGCACACTTTAAGACACCTAAGACGGCTCTGATGGCCACGCTGAAGGTTCCCCTCATGGGGCTTGGCATCTCACAGCAA ctgtaCAGCTCTCGTCTGTCATATCAGACTCCTGCCCTGGGCACTGTGGATTTGTGCCATCCTCCAGCTTGTACTGCTGCTGCACATCCTAACCAG ATGGCTGTGCCAGGTAAAGAGGGTGGAGTTCCACAGGTGCCGGCTCATCCTAATCATGGCACTAATGCCGAGCATGGTCGTATCCAATCATTCCCTTCCGGAGAGTCACAGCAGCAGGCTCCACCCACGTCTTGCATCAG tgACGTGAAGCGTGTGTCACCCTCAAATGCGCTAGAGACAACCTATACAAGAAAAGTAGGAGCTTTTGTCAACAAAGCCACCACTCAG GTGACAATGGCCAATCTAGATCTCCCTTTTGCTGCGTTTGCTCCAAGAGTCTTTGACCTGGAGGAGAATGACCCAATG GTGCACCCTCCTCCATCACCAGCCCCATTGTCCCCCATGCAAGGCAGCCTGCACTCCGATAGCTCAAGCCTCAGCGGAGGACAACAACATGATGACTTTGTCATGGTTGACTTT AAGCCAGCTTTCTCTAAGGATGACCTTCTGCCAATGGACCTGGGCACTTTTTATAGAGAGTTTCAAAACCCTCCTCAACTTGCAAGCCTGTCCATTGATGTCAGTGCTCAATCTATGGCTGAAGACTTG GACTCTCTTCCAGAGAAACTGGCCATTTATGAGAAAAACATTGACGAGTTTGACGCATTTGTGGACACCCTACAATAG